In one window of Comamonas testosteroni DNA:
- a CDS encoding D-glycero-alpha-D-manno-heptose-1,7-bisphosphate 7-phosphatase yields MKIAILDRDGTLNQWGAQGFIGRPDEWVAVPSALEAVSRLNRAGWHVVVATNQPGLGRGLFDVIELNAVHAKMHREMAAVGARVEAVFFCPHAPDEDCQCRKPGVALFEQIADRYGAEGGEIWAIGSGVEHLQAGKALGAHLVFVESTARPECSSDAVLPEGSERYPDLEAVVNMLLPLGGDENAHPPDSAPAPH; encoded by the coding sequence ATGAAGATCGCAATTCTTGACCGTGATGGCACCCTGAACCAGTGGGGAGCTCAAGGCTTCATTGGCCGGCCCGATGAATGGGTAGCAGTCCCCAGCGCGCTGGAGGCAGTTTCGCGCCTGAACCGTGCCGGCTGGCATGTGGTGGTCGCCACCAATCAACCTGGGCTGGGTCGCGGGCTGTTCGATGTGATCGAGCTCAACGCCGTGCACGCCAAGATGCACCGGGAGATGGCCGCCGTCGGCGCGCGGGTGGAAGCAGTGTTTTTTTGTCCGCACGCTCCTGATGAAGACTGCCAGTGCCGTAAACCAGGCGTAGCGCTGTTCGAGCAGATTGCCGATCGCTACGGTGCGGAAGGCGGTGAAATCTGGGCCATTGGCAGCGGTGTCGAGCATTTGCAGGCGGGCAAGGCTCTGGGCGCTCATCTGGTGTTCGTGGAGTCCACTGCCAGGCCCGAGTGCAGCAGCGATGCCGTCCTGCCTGAAGGCAGCGAGCGCTATCCAGATCTGGAGGCCGTGGTGAATATGCTGTTGCCGCTGGGAGGGGATGAGAATGCTCACCCCCCGGATTCGGCGCCTGCCCCGCATTGA
- a CDS encoding lysophospholipid acyltransferase family protein, with protein MSLIRSVLHMLWMAITVIPYTFAVLLAKWTSGSSAKAYRAARAWLKLSVDSARVIMGVRYQVQGMENLPVDPNQGVVLLVKHQSTYETFLMPAIMPRPLAYVFKKELLKVPFFGWSIGALDMIHIDRAQRSRAFHKVVEQGKRLLDQGIWVIMFPEGTRVNRGEVGEYKSGATRLAIMTGAPVVPIAITSAKCWPRKAFIKKPGVVDVSIGKPISSVGRKHDELMVEVEAWIESEMQRLDPEAYRK; from the coding sequence ATGTCTCTGATTCGCTCCGTCCTCCACATGTTGTGGATGGCTATTACCGTCATTCCCTACACTTTCGCGGTGCTGCTGGCCAAGTGGACCAGCGGTTCGTCGGCCAAGGCATACCGCGCTGCCCGCGCCTGGCTGAAGCTCTCGGTGGACAGCGCCCGCGTGATCATGGGGGTCCGGTATCAGGTGCAGGGCATGGAGAACCTGCCTGTGGACCCGAATCAGGGGGTGGTGCTGCTGGTCAAGCACCAGTCCACCTACGAGACCTTTCTCATGCCTGCCATCATGCCGCGCCCGTTGGCCTATGTGTTCAAGAAGGAGCTGCTGAAGGTGCCATTTTTCGGTTGGTCCATCGGTGCGCTGGACATGATTCACATCGACCGAGCCCAGCGCTCGCGCGCCTTTCACAAGGTGGTGGAGCAAGGCAAGCGCCTGCTCGATCAAGGCATCTGGGTCATCATGTTTCCCGAGGGTACACGTGTGAATCGCGGAGAAGTGGGCGAGTACAAGAGCGGCGCCACCCGTCTGGCCATCATGACGGGTGCGCCCGTGGTACCCATCGCTATTACCTCGGCCAAGTGCTGGCCGCGCAAGGCCTTCATCAAAAAGCCCGGCGTGGTGGATGTTTCCATAGGCAAGCCCATTTCTTCGGTGGGCCGCAAGCATGACGAGCTGATGGTCGAGGTCGAGGCCTGGATCGAGTCCGAAATGCAGCGCCTGGACCCCGAGGCCTACCGCAAATAA